In Triticum urartu cultivar G1812 chromosome 6, Tu2.1, whole genome shotgun sequence, the following proteins share a genomic window:
- the LOC125515965 gene encoding copper methylamine oxidase-like isoform X1: MAVSDEKAQGCRSGAAAGKAASPVKPNSGAVMEEITDSPSTTAKASSKGIYGIPIMTRAQRSHPLDPLSAAEIAVAVATVRAAGRTPEVRDSMRFVEVVLLEPEKNVVALADAYFFPPFQPSLLPRTKGGPVIPSRLPPRRARLVVYNKQTNETSIWVVELSEVHAATRGGHHRGKVISSEVVPDVQPAMDAMEYAECEATVKDFPPFIEAMKKRGIDDMELVMVDAWCAGYYSDADAPNRRLGKPLIFCRTESDSPMENGYARPVEGIHVIVDMQNNIVIEFEDSKFVPLPPPDHLRNYTPGETRGGVDRSDVKPLIISQPEGPSFRITGSFVEWQKWNFRVGFTPKEGLVIHSVAYVDGNRGRRPIAHRLSFVEMVVPYGDPNEPHYRKNAFDAGEDGLGKNAHSLKKGCDCLGYIKYFDAHFTNFTGGVETIENCVCLHEEDHGILWKHQDWRTGLAEVRRSRRLTVSFICTIANYEYGFYWHFYQDGKIESEVKLTGILSLGALMPGEQRKYGTTIAPSLYAPVHQHFFVARMDMAVDCKPNEAYNQVVEVNVKVESSGPNNMHNNAFYAEEELLQSELLAMRDCDPSSARHWIVRNTRTVNRTGQPTGYKLIPGSNCLPFCLPEAKFLRRAGFLKHNLWVTSYKSDEIFPGGEFPNQNPRIHEGLATWVKKDRSLEETNIVLWYVFGITHIPRLEDWPVMPVERSGFIIMPHGFFNCSPAVDVPPASDVDAKEAETPKDIQTELISKL; encoded by the exons ATGGCTGTCTCCGACGAAAAGGCGCAGGGATGCCGCAGCGGCGCGGCCGCCGGCAAGGCCGCCTCTCCCGTGAAGCCCAACAGCGGCGCTGTGATGGAGGAGATCACGGATTCCCCGTCCACCACCGCTAAGGCCTCGTCAAAAGGTATATACG GAATCCCAATCATGACGAGGGCCCAGAGAAGCCACCCTTTAGACCCATTATCTGCTGCTGAAATTGCTGTGGCTGTAGCAACTGTTAGAGCTGCTGGAAGAACTCCTGAA GTACGAGACAGCATGCGTTTTGTTGAAGTTGTGCTCCTGGAGCCAGAAAAGAATGTTGTGGCATTAGCTGATGCATACTTCTTTCCACCATTCCAACCATCCCTGCTTCCTAGAACCAAAGGTGGTCCTGTCATCCCAAGCAGGCTCCCACCTAGGAGGGCCAGACTTGTTGTCTACAACAAGCAAACAAATGAGACTAGCATTTGGGTTGTAGAACTCTCTGAAGTGCATGCTGCTACTAGGGGTGGACATCACAGAGGCAAGGTTATATCATCAGAAGTTGTTCCAGATGTTCAGCCTGCAATG GATGCGATGGAATATGCTGAATGTGAAGCTACAGTAAAAGATTTCCCCCCTTTTATTGAAGCCATGAAGAAAAGAGGCATTGATGACATGGAGCTTGTCATGGTAGATGCATG GTGTGCAGGCTATTATAGTGATGCTGATGCTCCCAACCGAAGACTTGGCAAGCCTCTAATCTTTTGTAGAACTGAAAGTGATAGCCCTATGGAGAATGGCTATGCTCGTCCTGTTGAAGGGATCCATGTTATTGTTGATATGCAGAATAATATTGTAATAGAATTCGAAGATAGCAAGTTTGTCCCTCTTCCGCCACCAGATCATTTGAGAAACTACACTCCTGGGGAGACACGAGGTGGTGTCGATAGAAGCGATGTGAAGCCTCTTATTATCAGTCAACCTGAAGGCCCAAGTTTCCGTATTACTGGCTCTTTTGTGGAGTGGCAGAAG TGGAATTTCCGTGTTGGCTTCACACCCAAGGAAGGTCTAGTTATCCATTCTGTTGCATATGTTGATGGAAACCGTGGACGTCGTCCAATCGCTCACAGGCTGAGTTTTGTTGAAATGGTTGTTCCCTATGGAGATCCGAACGAACCACATTACCGGAAGAATGCATTTGATGCTGGAGAAGATGGGCTTGGAAAAAATGCACACTCTCTTAAGAAG GGATGTGATTGCTTGGGATACATAAAATACTTTGATGCACATTTTACGAATTTTACTGGTGGTGTGGAGACAATTGAGAATTGTGTTTGTTTACATGAGGAGGACCATGGAATCCTCTGGAAACATCAAGATTGGAGAACAGGATTAGCTGAAGTTAGACGATCACGCAGGCTTACTGTCTCGTTTATATGCACAATTGCTAACTACGAATATGGATTTTATTGGCACTTTTATCAA GATGGTAAGATAGAATCTGAAGTAAAGCTTACCGGGATTCTAAGCTTGGGAGCTCTAATGCCTGGGGAACAAAGGAAATATGGCACAACTATTGCTCCTAGTTTGTATGCACCAGTTCATCAGCATTTCTTTGTTGCCCGTATGGACATGGCAGTGGACTGCAAACCAAATGAAGCTTATAATCAG GTGGTTGAGGTAAATGTGAAAGTTGAAAGTTCAGGCCCAAATAATATGCATAATAATGCCTTCTACGCCGAAGAAGAGCTTCTGCAATCTGAGTTACTGGCAATGCGTGATTGTGACCCTTCATCTGCACGACACTGGATT GTAAGGAACACAAGGACTGTAAATCGTACTGGGCAGCCAACAGGTTACAAGCTCATACCTGGTTCAAATTGTCTGCCGTTCTGCCTGCCAGAGGCAAAGTTCCTGAGAAGAGCTGGATTTTTAAAGCATAATCTTTGGGTTACATCATACAAAAGTGATGAGATATTCCCTGGAGGAGAATTTCCTAATCAGAACCCACGCATCCATGAGGGTCTAGCTACATGGGTCAAGAAGGATAGATCCTTGGAGGAAACCAACATAGTTCTCTG GTATGTTTTCGGGATCACCCATATCCCAAGGCTCGAAGACTGGCCTGTCATGCCAGTGGAACGCAGCGGCTTCATCATAATG CCTCATGGATTCTTCAACTGTTCGCCTGCTGTCGATGTTCCTCCTGCATCCGATGTGGACGCCAAGGAAGCTGAGACGCCAAAGGACATCCAAACCGAGCTCATTTCAAAGCTGTGA
- the LOC125515965 gene encoding copper methylamine oxidase-like isoform X2, whose protein sequence is MAVSDEKAQGCRSGAAAGKAASPVKPNSGAVMEEITDSPSTTAKASSKGIPIMTRAQRSHPLDPLSAAEIAVAVATVRAAGRTPEVRDSMRFVEVVLLEPEKNVVALADAYFFPPFQPSLLPRTKGGPVIPSRLPPRRARLVVYNKQTNETSIWVVELSEVHAATRGGHHRGKVISSEVVPDVQPAMDAMEYAECEATVKDFPPFIEAMKKRGIDDMELVMVDAWCAGYYSDADAPNRRLGKPLIFCRTESDSPMENGYARPVEGIHVIVDMQNNIVIEFEDSKFVPLPPPDHLRNYTPGETRGGVDRSDVKPLIISQPEGPSFRITGSFVEWQKWNFRVGFTPKEGLVIHSVAYVDGNRGRRPIAHRLSFVEMVVPYGDPNEPHYRKNAFDAGEDGLGKNAHSLKKGCDCLGYIKYFDAHFTNFTGGVETIENCVCLHEEDHGILWKHQDWRTGLAEVRRSRRLTVSFICTIANYEYGFYWHFYQDGKIESEVKLTGILSLGALMPGEQRKYGTTIAPSLYAPVHQHFFVARMDMAVDCKPNEAYNQVVEVNVKVESSGPNNMHNNAFYAEEELLQSELLAMRDCDPSSARHWIVRNTRTVNRTGQPTGYKLIPGSNCLPFCLPEAKFLRRAGFLKHNLWVTSYKSDEIFPGGEFPNQNPRIHEGLATWVKKDRSLEETNIVLWYVFGITHIPRLEDWPVMPVERSGFIIMPHGFFNCSPAVDVPPASDVDAKEAETPKDIQTELISKL, encoded by the exons ATGGCTGTCTCCGACGAAAAGGCGCAGGGATGCCGCAGCGGCGCGGCCGCCGGCAAGGCCGCCTCTCCCGTGAAGCCCAACAGCGGCGCTGTGATGGAGGAGATCACGGATTCCCCGTCCACCACCGCTAAGGCCTCGTCAAAAG GAATCCCAATCATGACGAGGGCCCAGAGAAGCCACCCTTTAGACCCATTATCTGCTGCTGAAATTGCTGTGGCTGTAGCAACTGTTAGAGCTGCTGGAAGAACTCCTGAA GTACGAGACAGCATGCGTTTTGTTGAAGTTGTGCTCCTGGAGCCAGAAAAGAATGTTGTGGCATTAGCTGATGCATACTTCTTTCCACCATTCCAACCATCCCTGCTTCCTAGAACCAAAGGTGGTCCTGTCATCCCAAGCAGGCTCCCACCTAGGAGGGCCAGACTTGTTGTCTACAACAAGCAAACAAATGAGACTAGCATTTGGGTTGTAGAACTCTCTGAAGTGCATGCTGCTACTAGGGGTGGACATCACAGAGGCAAGGTTATATCATCAGAAGTTGTTCCAGATGTTCAGCCTGCAATG GATGCGATGGAATATGCTGAATGTGAAGCTACAGTAAAAGATTTCCCCCCTTTTATTGAAGCCATGAAGAAAAGAGGCATTGATGACATGGAGCTTGTCATGGTAGATGCATG GTGTGCAGGCTATTATAGTGATGCTGATGCTCCCAACCGAAGACTTGGCAAGCCTCTAATCTTTTGTAGAACTGAAAGTGATAGCCCTATGGAGAATGGCTATGCTCGTCCTGTTGAAGGGATCCATGTTATTGTTGATATGCAGAATAATATTGTAATAGAATTCGAAGATAGCAAGTTTGTCCCTCTTCCGCCACCAGATCATTTGAGAAACTACACTCCTGGGGAGACACGAGGTGGTGTCGATAGAAGCGATGTGAAGCCTCTTATTATCAGTCAACCTGAAGGCCCAAGTTTCCGTATTACTGGCTCTTTTGTGGAGTGGCAGAAG TGGAATTTCCGTGTTGGCTTCACACCCAAGGAAGGTCTAGTTATCCATTCTGTTGCATATGTTGATGGAAACCGTGGACGTCGTCCAATCGCTCACAGGCTGAGTTTTGTTGAAATGGTTGTTCCCTATGGAGATCCGAACGAACCACATTACCGGAAGAATGCATTTGATGCTGGAGAAGATGGGCTTGGAAAAAATGCACACTCTCTTAAGAAG GGATGTGATTGCTTGGGATACATAAAATACTTTGATGCACATTTTACGAATTTTACTGGTGGTGTGGAGACAATTGAGAATTGTGTTTGTTTACATGAGGAGGACCATGGAATCCTCTGGAAACATCAAGATTGGAGAACAGGATTAGCTGAAGTTAGACGATCACGCAGGCTTACTGTCTCGTTTATATGCACAATTGCTAACTACGAATATGGATTTTATTGGCACTTTTATCAA GATGGTAAGATAGAATCTGAAGTAAAGCTTACCGGGATTCTAAGCTTGGGAGCTCTAATGCCTGGGGAACAAAGGAAATATGGCACAACTATTGCTCCTAGTTTGTATGCACCAGTTCATCAGCATTTCTTTGTTGCCCGTATGGACATGGCAGTGGACTGCAAACCAAATGAAGCTTATAATCAG GTGGTTGAGGTAAATGTGAAAGTTGAAAGTTCAGGCCCAAATAATATGCATAATAATGCCTTCTACGCCGAAGAAGAGCTTCTGCAATCTGAGTTACTGGCAATGCGTGATTGTGACCCTTCATCTGCACGACACTGGATT GTAAGGAACACAAGGACTGTAAATCGTACTGGGCAGCCAACAGGTTACAAGCTCATACCTGGTTCAAATTGTCTGCCGTTCTGCCTGCCAGAGGCAAAGTTCCTGAGAAGAGCTGGATTTTTAAAGCATAATCTTTGGGTTACATCATACAAAAGTGATGAGATATTCCCTGGAGGAGAATTTCCTAATCAGAACCCACGCATCCATGAGGGTCTAGCTACATGGGTCAAGAAGGATAGATCCTTGGAGGAAACCAACATAGTTCTCTG GTATGTTTTCGGGATCACCCATATCCCAAGGCTCGAAGACTGGCCTGTCATGCCAGTGGAACGCAGCGGCTTCATCATAATG CCTCATGGATTCTTCAACTGTTCGCCTGCTGTCGATGTTCCTCCTGCATCCGATGTGGACGCCAAGGAAGCTGAGACGCCAAAGGACATCCAAACCGAGCTCATTTCAAAGCTGTGA